CGAGGGAGCGACCGCGCCTGGTCGCCCCCTCGTTTCCCATCCACCAAACGGCAGTCGCCGCGACCCGCATCACACCGGCCGGTACGTCCCCCACTCCTGCCGCAGCGCGTCGCTGATCTCGCCGAGCGTGACCATCGCCTTCACCGCAGCGATGATGTGCGGCATGAGGTTGTCCGTCCCGCGCGCGGCGGTGCGGATGGCGTCCAGCCTCGCGCTGACCTCGCCGCCGTCGCGCGCCGATTTGATCGCCGCGAGCTGCGCCTTCTGCGACTTCTCCAACGCGCTGAAGTCCGGCTGGGAGAGGTCGAACTTCGCCGCATCTTCCTGGAACTTGTTGACGCCGACCACCACGCGGTCGCCGCGCTCCACCCCGATCTGGTGCTTGTACGCAGCGTTATGGATCTCCTCCTGCATGAACGAGATCGCCTCGGCCGAGCCGCCCATCTCCTCGATGCGGTCCAGGTACGCAGCGGCCTTCTCCTCTACCTCGCTGGTCAGCGACTCCACGTAGTACGAGCCGGCCAGCGGGTCCACCGTGTCGCCAACGCCGCTCTCGTACGCAAGGATCTGCTGCGTCCGCAGCGCCAGCGTCGCCGCCTGCGCGGTCGGGAGCGACAGCGCCTCGTCGTAGCCGTTGGTGTGCAGCGACTGCGTGCCGCCCAGCGCCGCCGCCATGGCCTGAACCGTCACGCGGACCACGTTGTTGAGCGGCTGCTGCGCCTGGAGCGTCACGCCGCCCGTCTGCGTGTGGAAGCGCAGCTTGCAGCTCTCGTCGCCCGCCCCGAAGCGCTCGCGCATGAGCCGCGCCCACAGGCGGCGGGCGGCGCGGAACTTCGCAACCTCCTCGAAAAGGTCGTTGTGCGATGCGAAGAAGAAGGACAGCCGCGGCGCGAACCGGTCGATCTCCAGCCCCGCCTTCTGCGCCCGGCGCACGTACTCCAGGCCGTTCGCGAATGTGAACGCGATCTCCTGCGCCGCCGTTGACCCCGCCTCACGGATGTGGTAGCCGGAGATGGAGATCGTGTTCCAGCGCGGCACCTCGGCGTTGCAGAACGCGAAGATGTC
This sequence is a window from Longimicrobiaceae bacterium. Protein-coding genes within it:
- a CDS encoding methylmalonyl-CoA mutase family protein, whose product is MSDTPAVTNLGEDSGSTGPAAGKQAWAARAVTPALAKHPERREEFVSTSGVEIDRLYAPEDVAELDYEADLGYPGEFPFTRGIQPTMYRGRFWTMRQYAGFGTAEETNGRFKHLLAAGQTGLSTAFDLPTQMGYDSDHAMAQGEVGRVGVAIDTLADMRALLDGIPLDRVSTSMTINATASILLAFYIAVADERGIPRAKISGTIQNDILKEYIARGTYVFPVEPSLRLITDIFAFCNAEVPRWNTISISGYHIREAGSTAAQEIAFTFANGLEYVRRAQKAGLEIDRFAPRLSFFFASHNDLFEEVAKFRAARRLWARLMRERFGAGDESCKLRFHTQTGGVTLQAQQPLNNVVRVTVQAMAAALGGTQSLHTNGYDEALSLPTAQAATLALRTQQILAYESGVGDTVDPLAGSYYVESLTSEVEEKAAAYLDRIEEMGGSAEAISFMQEEIHNAAYKHQIGVERGDRVVVGVNKFQEDAAKFDLSQPDFSALEKSQKAQLAAIKSARDGGEVSARLDAIRTAARGTDNLMPHIIAAVKAMVTLGEISDALRQEWGTYRPV